A region of Solenopsis invicta isolate M01_SB unplaced genomic scaffold, UNIL_Sinv_3.0 scaffold_435, whole genome shotgun sequence DNA encodes the following proteins:
- the LOC113003563 gene encoding piggyBac transposable element-derived protein 4-like, whose protein sequence is MSNNRKRRIDTNHNFLDLSEDEQINLNLIRERCTQNCKRFRQIISSTSEHEEDTSTESGRNLTEITWTKELFRPTIHKFSSKHSGIKASISYSASILEFFQLFCSENFINFIVSTTHDYRNYLDKNITNVNYQSTSVPEMYCFLAVKLLMSRNKKLTYSEYWSNDTLLKSNIFGEVMSRDRFLYLLKILHFNTNNVTADTDKLYKIREICDKLRQSFQQAFYPFENLCIDESLLLYKGRLSFKQYIPSKRNRFGIKSFILCDTHSGFAQDFIIYNGSLTIVNFENEFIGKSGNIVMELLKPYLGKGHTLYVDNWYTSPALFTLLHKNATNACGTVRKRRKGMPIFQDKLNTGEASFRSSKHLLAMKWCDKREVYMLSS, encoded by the coding sequence ATGTCGAATAACAGAAAAAGACGAATTGAcacaaatcataattttttggaTCTGTCAGAAGAtgagcaaataaatttaaatttgatacgGGAAAGATGCACCcaaaattgtaaaagatttcGGCAAATCATATCCAGCACGTCTGAACACGAAGAAGATACTTCAACGGAATCTGGCAGAAATCTCACAGAAATTACATGGACGAAAGAATTATTTCGGCCAACTATTCATAAGTTTAGTTCCAAACATTCGGGAATAAAAGCATCGATTAGTTATTCAGCATCGATTTTAgagttttttcaattattttgttctgaaaactttataaatttcattgtcAGCACAACACACGATTATCGGAATTACCTTGATAAGAATATTACTAACGTAAATTATCAAAGCACTTCTGTCCCTGAGATGTATTGCTTTCTCGCCGTCAAATTATTAATGTCGCGAAATAAAAAACTGACATATTCTGAGTACTGGTCTAACGACACATTGTTGAAGAGCAACATTTTTGGCGAAGTTATGAGTAGGGATAGATttctatatttgttaaaaatcttACATTTTAATACGAATAATGTAACTGCGGATActgataaattgtataaaatacgGGAAATATGCGATAAGCTCCGACAAAGTTTTCAGCAGGCGTTTTATCCATTCGAAAACCTTTGTATTGATGAAAGTCTACTTCTTTACAAAGGCAGATTATCGTTCAAGCAATACATTCCTTCCAAGAGAAATAGATTTGGAATTAAATCCTTCATTTTATGTGACACCCATTCTGGGTTTGcgcaagattttattatttataatggaTCACTGACTATAGTAAActttgaaaatgaatttatcGGAAAATCAGGCAATATAGTCATGGAATTATTAAAACCTTACTTAGGTAAAGGCCACACATTATATGTGGATAATTGGTATACCAGCCCGGCACTTTTCactcttttacataaaaacgcAACTAACGCATGTGGAACTGTCCGAAAAAGACGAAAAGGCATGCCGATTTTCCAGGATAAATTAAATACTGGTGAAGCGAGTTTCCGTTCTTCTAAGCATTTACTAGCAATGAAATGGTGTGACAAGAGGGAAGTATATATGCTATCTTCTTGA